A segment of the Acidimicrobiales bacterium genome:
TCGCATCGACCAGCAACATCTTGGCGCCCGAGATCGTCGGCGAGCGCCACTATGCCGTCGCCCGTCGGGTCCAGGAGATCCTCCAGCGCTACCGCGACCTCCAGGACATCATCGCCATCCTCGGCATCGACGAGCTCTCGGAGGAAGACCGGGTGGCGGTGACCCGGGCCCGCAAGATCCAGCGCTTTTTCTCCCAGCCGTTCTTCACCGCAGAGACCTTCACCGGCCTGAAGGGCGTCTACGTTCCCGTCAGCGAGACGATCGAGTCGTTCGAGTCGCTCGTCAACGGCGAGCTGGACGACGTGCCCGAGCAGGCCTTCCTCAATGTCGGCGGGGTCGAGGGCGTGCGCGAGAAGGCCAAGACCCTGAGGGAAGGCTGATGGCCTCGTTTCCCGTCTCGCTGGTGACCCCCGAGCGCATCCTGTTCGAGGGCGAAGCCGAGATGGTGACGATGCGCTCGGGCGGCGGCGACATCGCCTTCCTGGCCGGCCACGAGCCCTACGTATCGACGGTCGAGATCGGTGTGGTGCGCATCGACGTGGCGGAGGGACAGCGCGAGCGCTTCGCGGCCCACGGGGGCTTCGTCGAGGTCAACGCGGGCACCGTGACCGTGCTGTCGGGAGTGGCCGAGCGACCGGACGAGATCGATGTGGCCCGGGCGCAGCGGGCCAAGGAGCAGGCCGAGCAGCGGGCGAGCGCCGGCGACGACGCCGAGGCCGAGGCGGCCGCGCAGCGGGCGAGCGCCCGCCTCGAGCTGGCCGAGCAAGCCTGAGGTCCGTTCCCAGAGTTGCCGGCGGCACCGCCCCTCGCTACTCGCCGGGGCCGGGCGTGCGAGTGGCGGCACCGGCGGGGTAGAAGGCCGTCCAGTTCGCTCGCGACGGATGAGCCGCCCCGGCCGGACCCACCCCGGTGGCGGCCAGCACGTTCTCGGTCACCCGCTGGGTGACGTCGGACGGGCACGGGGACGGGCCCGCCGGGCAGGGCGCCCCGAGAGAGGCCACCCAGACATTGGTGCCCGTGGCGAAGACCCCACCGCCGCTCGGCGCCGTGTAATAGGTCATGTCGGAGTGATC
Coding sequences within it:
- a CDS encoding F0F1 ATP synthase subunit beta (Produces ATP from ADP in the presence of a proton gradient across the membrane. The beta chain is a regulatory subunit), whose amino-acid sequence is DDYTDPAPFTTFTHLDATTELSRQIVSLGIYPAVDPLASTSNILAPEIVGERHYAVARRVQEILQRYRDLQDIIAILGIDELSEEDRVAVTRARKIQRFFSQPFFTAETFTGLKGVYVPVSETIESFESLVNGELDDVPEQAFLNVGGVEGVREKAKTLREG
- the atpC gene encoding ATP synthase F1 subunit epsilon, which translates into the protein MASFPVSLVTPERILFEGEAEMVTMRSGGGDIAFLAGHEPYVSTVEIGVVRIDVAEGQRERFAAHGGFVEVNAGTVTVLSGVAERPDEIDVARAQRAKEQAEQRASAGDDAEAEAAAQRASARLELAEQA